In Cupriavidus sp. EM10, the genomic window TCCGCGCTTCGGCACCAATCCGTTCACGATTGGCGTGCCCGTAGCCGGCCAGCCCCCGCTGGTGCTGGACTTTGCCACCAGCGCCATCGCCCTGGGCAAGGTGCGCGTGGCCAACAACAAGGGCGTGCCGGTCCCGCCGGGTTGCCTGATGGACCCACAGGGCATCCCACCGACGATCCGTCCGTGATGTTTCCGGCTCCGGGCACGCCGCAGGGCGCGCTACGCACGTTCGGCGAGCACAAGGGCTACGTGCTGGCCGTGATGTGCGAACTGCTGGGCGCCGCCGTGACCGGCGGCCATACCATCCGCCCCGAAACACTCACGCACGAGCACGCGGTGTGGAACAACATGCTGGCGATCATCTTCGACCCGGCACGGCTGGGCAGCAGCACCACGTTCGGCCACGAGGTGGAGTCGTTCGTCGAATGGATGAAGGCGTCGCGCCTGCAGCCCGGCAATGACGAAATCCGCCTGCCCGGCGACCCCGAACGCGCCTGGCGCCGCGCCCGTGCCGAATTCATTCCCGTGGACAGCAGCACGCTGGCCCAGCTTGACGATGCCGCCGCCCGCGTGCTGCAGGCCCGCGGCCAATCGCCGGGCCCGCTGTCCGCGCTGGCGGCCGATTGATCCAGGAGATTGACGATGTCCACCACCCCTCACCTGCCCCAGATCCATCCGCTGCCGAACAAGTTCCGGGCCGACGTGCTGGCGCGCAAGCGCCTGATCGGCCTGTGGAGTTCGCTGGGCCAGCCCGTGACCAGCGAGATCGTTGGCCTGGCCGGCTTCGACTGGCTGCTGCTGGACGGCGAGCATTCGCCCAATGACGTGCTGACCTTCGCGCCGCAGTTGATGGCGCTCAAGGACAGCGTCAGCGCCCCTGTGGTGCGTCCGCCGTGGAACGACCCGGTGATGCTCAAGCGCCTGCTCGATATCGGCTTCTACAACTTCCTGATCCCGTTCGTGGAATCGGCCGAGGAAGCCCGCCGCGCGGTGCGCGCCACGCGCTATCCGCCCGATGGCATCCGCGGCGTGTCGGGCGCGCAGCGGCAGAACCGCTATGGCACGCTGCCGGACTTCTTCAAGACCATCAACGACAATATCTGCGTGCTGGTGCAGATCGAAAGCCGCAAGGGCGTGGAAGCGGCTGCCGAGATCTGTGCGGAGCCGGGCGTGGACGGCATCTTCATCGGCCCGAACGACCTGGCAGCCGCTTACGGGCACCTGGGCAACCCCAACCATCCCGATGTGCAGGCGGCGGTGCAGCAGATCTATGATGCAGCCAACAAGGCCGGCAAGGCCATCGGCACGCTGACGCCGGTCGAGGCCGACGCGCGCCGCTACCTGGACATGGGCGCGCACTTCGTGGCGGTCGGCATCGACCACGTGCTGCTGCGCGATGCGGCACGCGCGCTGCGCGACCGCTTTGGTTCCTGAAGCCAATTTCAACAGGAAAGAATCATGAGCAAGCTCGGATTTATCGGATTGGGCGTCATGGGCAAGCCAATGGCGGAGCATCTGCAGGCCGGCGGCCATACCGTCTACGCCCACACGCGCAGCGGCGTGCCGCAGGAACTGCTCGACAAGGGCATGCAGCAGTGCGCCAGCGCCACTGACGTGGCCACGCAGGCCGACATCATTTTCCTGATGCTGCCCGATACGCCCGACGTGGCGCGCGTGCTGTTCGGCGACAACGGCGTGGCGGCGGGCCTGAGCCAGGGCAAGATCGTGGTGGACATGAGCTCGATCTCGCCGATCGACACCCGCGAGTTCGCCGCGAAGATCGAAAAGCTCGGCTGTGACTACGTGGATGCGCCGGTGTCTGGCGGCGAAGTCGGCGCCAAGGCCGCCACGCTGTCGATCATGGCCGGCGGCAAGCAGGACGTGTTCGACAAGGTGCTGCCGCTGCTGCAGCTGATGGGCAAGAACATCACGCTGGTGGGCAACGTCGGCGACGGCCAGGTGGCCAAGGTGGCCAACCAGGTGATCGTGGCGCTGACCATCGAGGCCGTCAGCGAGGCGCTGGTGCTGGCCGCCAAGGCCGGTGCCGATCCGGCGCGCGTGCGCCAGGCGCTGATGGGCGGTTTTGCCAGCTCGAAGATTCTTGAAGTCCACGGCGAACGGATGATCAAGCGCACGTTCAACCCGGGCTTCCGCATCGAACTGCATCAGAAGGATCTGAACCTGGCGCTGTCCACGGCGAAGCAGCTGGGCCTGGGCCTGCCGAATACGGCATCGACGCAGCAACTGTTCAACGTCTGCGTGGCGCAGGGCGGCGCGGGCTGGGACCACTCGGGGCTGGTCAAGGCCATCGAGCATATGTCGTCGTTCGCCATCGGCGACACGCCCAAGGGCTGATGACAACGATGTCGGCCGCGCTGAATTCCGACGACCTGGCGTGCTTTGTCTGCGTGGCCAACACGCAGAGCATCTCGCGCGCCGCACTGGAACTGGGCGCGGACCAGTCGACGGTCAGCCGCCAGATCGCCCGGCTGGAGGCCGCGCTCGATACCCGCCTGTTCCATCGCAGCGGCCGTGGCGTGGTGCTGACCGAGGCCGGCACCACCTTGCTGGGCTACGCGCGACAGGTGGCCGTGACCCTGACCGAGGCCCGCGCCGCCGTGCGGGCATCCACCGCGCAGGGGCCGACCCAGCTGGTGATCGCCGCGCAGCCGACCATCGCCAATACGGCATTTGCCGCCATCGGCACGGCGCTCAAGGCGCGCTTTCCGGCCACGAAGATCCGTTTTGTCGAGGGCCTGGCCAATCCGGTACTGGCCTGGCTGGCCGCCGGCGACATCGACGTGGCCCTGCTCTACCTGCCGGAACAGCAGGGCGCGCTGAAGGTTGACGTGCTGCTGGAAGAAGACCTGACGCTGGTGACACCCACGTCATGGAGCCACCTTGGGCCCACGTTCCAGGCCCGGCGCCTGGGCGAGGTGCCGCTGATCCTGCCCAGCACATCGCACGGCCTGCGCGTGCTGGCCGAATCGCTGGCAGCGCGCGTGGGTACCACGCTGAACATGGCAATGGAATGCGATGCCTCGAATACGGTGGCGATGCGGCTGGTAGAGGATGGCTGCGGCGCGACGCTGCTGCCGTTTGCCGCCGTGGCGGATCGCGTGGCCCAGGGCCGGCTGCATTCGGCGCGACTGGTCGATCCGGTGGTGACGCGCCAGGTGGCAATGACCACGGCGCGCAATCGGCCGGTGGTGCCCGAGTTGTGGGACATCATGCAGACAATGCGGCAGTCGGTCCGGAATATCGTGATGTCGGGGGCGTGGCCGGGGGCGCGGCTGGTTTGAATTATTTCTGGGTGGGTTACTCCCCTCTCCCGCTCGCGGGAGAGGGGTTGGGGTGAGGGCCAAGCCGCTAAATCCACGACAAGTCGCAATTTGAACCTCATCGCCCTCACCCCCAACCCCTCTCCCATTGCATGGGAGAGGGGAGCAGAGACAGTGGTCGAAGGCAGCCTTACTGCTTCGTCGTCCCGTTCTGCAGTTCTGCCTTGGCCGTCTCGTCGGCGGCCTTCTTGGCGTCCGAGCGTTCCGACTTGGCGCTGTTCACGTCCTTCTTGTATTCGCCCTTGGCGGCCTTCTTCTCGGCCTTGTACTGGTCGTTGGCGGCCTTGCGTGCTTCGCGGCGCTCCACCAGCGGGTCCTTCGGCGGCTGGATCTGGGTCGTGACCGGCGGCGCCGCGTTGACGGTATCGGCCGGAGCGGCCGGGGCGGTCTGGGCGATGGCGGTGACGGAGATCATGCCGGCTGCCAGGGCGCCAATCAGGGACGTGGTGCGAATGGTTCGTTGCTTGGACATATGAGACCTCTCAGGTGGTTGTTGTCGAATGCTGTTGAAAACGACGGGTGTTGTTTCCCACCGCGTGCCTAGTTTAGAAGCCACATGGTGCCCCGCGTGCCGCATTCACACATCTCCTTACAAAACCTCGCGGGCGCTGACAGACAACGCCTGACAACACCACAGTTTCTGACGATTTCTGTCACTTCTGGCGCTTGAATGAGGCCGTGACGTCGACCACACTGAACCGCATCGACTCACGTTTTGAAGGAATCGCCATGCATCTCGAAGGTTCGTGCCAGTGCGGCGCCGTGCAGTTCAGCCTGGAGTCCGATTCGCCCTACCCGTACATGCACTGCCACTGCTCGATTTGCCGCAAGACGGGCGGCAGTGGCGGGTATGGCATCAATCTCGGCGGCGATGCCCACACGCTGCGCGTGGCCGGACAGGAACACGTGGCACATTTCCATGCGGTGATCCGGGAGCCCGGCCAGCGCCCGAAGCGCTCCAAGGGATACCGTCATTTTTGCAGGCAGTGCGGCAGTCCGCTGTGGATGTGGGACCCGCGCTGGCCCGACCTGGTCCACCCGTATGCCGGGGCCATCGATACGCCCTTGCCCAAGCCGCCCGATGTGGTCGAGGCCGGGCTCGATTACGTAGCCCCGTGGGTCGATGTGCCGCGCGGCAAGGGGCATCGCCATGAGGGCACCTGGCCACAGGAATCGTTGCGCGACTGGCACGCGCGGCACGGCCTGCTGAAGTAGCCCCCGACCAGCCGGGAACCCGCGCAAGGGTTATCGGACGGCCCCCGACAGGGCCTTGCCAGCGCGCCGACATACAGCGCGCAAGTGGCGCCCTATGCTCCAGATAATCAAGGCATCTCGGAGCCCGCCATGCGCGAATATCGCCCATTCCTGATCTATCCGGTGGCCTCGCTGTTCGCGATCGTGGCGGTGACGCTGCTGGTCGGTTGCGGCGAGTCGGCCAAGCTTCCTGAAACGGCCGGCATCGGCCCTACGCCGCAGTTGCCCGCGCCGCAGAAGTCGATGATCCCGACCATCCATATCGCCCCGGCCGAAGGCTGGAAGGACGGCAAGATGCCCGTCGCAGCCGATGGCCTGCGCGTGGCCGCGTTCGCGGACAAGCTCGACCACCCGCGCTGGGTCTATGTGCTGCCCAATGGCGATGTGCTGGTGGCCGAAACCAATGCCCCGCCCAAGCCCGACGACAACAAGGGCATCCGGGGCTGGGTCCAGAAGAAGACCCAGGAGCGCGCTGGCGCGGCGACGCCCAGCGCCAACCGCATCACGCTGCTGCGCGATACCAATGGCGATGGCGTGGCCGACCAGAGATCGGTGTTTCTTCAAAATCTGAATTCACCATTCGGCATGGTGCTGGTCGGCAACGACTTCTATGTCGCCGATACCGACGCCGTGCTGCGTTTCCCGTACACGCCGGGCCAGCCTACGATCACGGCTCCCGCCCAGAAGCTGGTGGACCTGCCCGCCGGGCCGATCAACCACCACTGGACCAAGAACATCATCGCCAGCCCCGATGGCAGCAAGCTGTATGTCACGGTGGGGTCGAACAGCAATGCGGGCGAAAACGGCATCGAAAAGGAAGCCGGACGCGCGGCCATCTGGGAAGTCGACCGGCAGACCGGCCAGCATCGTATTTTCGCCAGCGGCCTGCGCAATCCGAACGGCATGGCGTGGGAGCCGACCACCAAGGCGCTCTGGACATCGGTCAACGAGCGCGATGAAATCGGCAGCGACCTGGTGCCCGACTACATCACGTCGGTGCGCGACGGCGGATTCTATGGCTGGCCGTTCAGCTACTACGGCCAGCATGTGGATGATCGCGTGAAGCCGGCCGCGCCGGACATGGTGGCCAAGGCCATCGTGCCCGACTATGCGGTGGGCGCGCACACGGCCTCGCTGGGCATGACGGGCGCCTCGGGCAACAGCCTGCTGCCGCAATTTCACGACGGCATGTTCGTCAGCCAGCATGGATCGTGGAACCGCAAGCCGCTGGCGGGCTACAAGGTCATCTTCGTGCCGTTCGACCAGGGCAAGCCCCGTGGCGCCCCATTCGACGTGCTGACTGGCTTCGTCGATCAGGACGGCAAGGCACAGGGCCGCCCGGTGGGCGTGGCGGTCGACAAGACCGGCGGACTGCTGGTGGCCGACGACGTGGGCAATGTGGTCTGGCGCGTGAGCGGGGCCCGCTGATTCGTCGAACCAATCAGAACCGGTGCTGCAGGCCCGCCAGAACGCCGACCTGATTGCCGCCAAAGCCGGCGACATCGCGCGACACGCTCACGGCCTGGCCATTGCGCGCCCGGGCATATGCGGCCGACACATACGCCAGCGTGCGTTTCGAGAAGCTGTACTGGGCGCGCAGCGACACCATGACCGGGTCGGCGTTGGTGTCGCCCTTGATGTTCTGCTTGTAGACCGCGCCGTATAGCGCGAAGGCGGGGGTGAAGTCATAGGCGGCGCCTACCCAGTACATGTCACTCAGTTGCTTGGGGGCCGTCGTGGCAAAGATTTTGCGGTAATTGCGATAGCCGGCGTAGAGGGTCAGCGCGCCAAAGTCGTAGTTGGCGCCGGCGTGGATGCCCTGGACATAGTCGGTCGGGTCTCCCGCTGCCCCATGGACGCGGTCCCACGCGACCACCGCCGCGAATCCGCCGGCCGAGTAGCCCGCCGCTACATCGTATTTCAACGAAGATCTGAAGCTCCCCGGTTCCTCGCCGAAGCCCAGCGTGCCGCCGACTTTGACGGGCCCGAACTGGCCGTCATAGCGCACCACATTGGATGAGCGCACGAACATGCTGTCCTGCCGGTTGCCGGAGCCGGTCGAGGACATCGCCCAGGAGTAGTTCTGCGCGTAGTCCATGGGGTCGAATGGCGCCATGAAGTCGAATGTCGTGGAATAGTCCGCGCCCATCCGGAGGCTGCCCAGCGTTTCGTGCTGCATGCCGACCCACGCGCGCCGGTTGAACAGGGGCCGGTTGCCGTAGAACTGTCCGGTATCGGCATCGAAGCCCGACTCCAGCCGGAAGATGGCCGTCAGGCCGTTGCCGAGCGACTCGGCGCCGCGCAAGCCCCAGCGCGAGATATTCTTGCCACCCGAAATCAGTCCCACTGTCGATTTGCCGTCGGGACCGGCGTTGCTGACGTACTCGACGCCGACGTCGAGCAGCCCATAGAGCGTGATGCCAGACTGCGCATCCGCTGCACCCGAGACCAGGCCGCTTGCGGCCAGTACCATCGCCTTGCGTTTCATGCCAGACCTCCTTTCACGTTCCTCTTTGGACGTAAAGCGTCTGGCCGGGTGCCGGCATGACGGCGCGCTTTCGCATGCCTGTTTGATCCACGGCATGCGCAGCTCAGTTCAGCGGCGCAATGCGGCATCCGGAAATGAAAAACCGGCGGCGCGAGCCCCTCGCACCGCCGGAAGGCCACCCACCACGGCAGCCTGAAAACAACGATCAGAAGCGGTGCTGCAGGCCCGCCGTCACACCGACCTGATTGTTGGCATAGCCAACGAAATCGCGCGAGACACTCACGGTCTGACCGTTGCGCGCCTTGGCGTACGCTGCGGACAGGTACGCTGAGGTGCGTTTGGAAAGATTGTATTGGGCGCGCATCGAGATCATGATCGGATCGCCGTCGGTGTCGCCCTTGATGTTCTGCTTGTAGACCGCGCCGTACAGCGTGAAGGCCGGCGTGAAGTCGTACGCGGCGCCCACCCAGTACATGTCGCTCAGTTGCTTGGCGGCCGTCGTGGTGAACGTCTTGCGGTAATTGCGATAGCCGGCGTAGACCGACAGCGGGCCAAAGTCATAGCTGGCGCCGGCGTGGATACCCTGGATGTAGTCGGTGCTGTCGGCCGGCGTGGTGCTGGCGCCCGCCCCATCTGGCGATCCCATGTCACGGCCGCCGCGAAGTTGCCGGCGTTGTAGCCCAGGCCCAGATCGTATTTCGACGAACTCTTGTAGCTGCCCGGCACTTCGCCGAACGCCATCGTGCCGCCCACCTTGATCGGACCAAACTGGCCGTCGTAGCGCACGATATTGGTAGAACGCGAGAACATGCCGTCCTTGCGGCCGCCCGAGGCCGTCGACGAGGTAGCCCACGAGTAGTTCGGCGCGTAGCCCATCGGGTCGAACGGCAGCATGAAGTCATAGGTCGTGGTGAAGTCACGGCCCATGCGGAGGCTGCCCAGGTTCTTGTCCTGCAGACCCACCCAGGCGCGGCGGTCGAACAGCGTGTTGTCGGTGTCCAGCTTGCCGGTGTCGACGGCGATGCCCGATTCCAGCGTGAAGATGGCCTTCAGGCCGCCGCCCAGGTCCTCGGTGCCGCGCAGGCCCCAGCGCGACGTGTTCTTGCCGCCCGAGGTCATTTTCACCACCGAATTGCCGTTGGCGCTGGCATGGTTCACGTACTCGATGCCCGAATCGACCAGGCCGTACAGCGTCACGCTGGATTGCGCCACGGCGCCGCCAGATACCACGCAACCCAACGCGGCCAGGGCTACTGCCTTCCGTTTCATCCTCAGTCTCCTTTGTTGTTCTGGTTTGTGTTGAACGGAGCGGATGGTATGGGGGCTCACTTTCAGTTCGCTTTCGAAGCGCTTGCGATTTTTGCCGTGGGGCATGCACCACGATTGGGAGTTTCCCCATCTAGGCACCGGCGCCGGTAACGGGTATCACTCCAGCGCGATATCCGTAGACCCCCTGTTGCCGTAGCCCCCATGCGTATCCTGCTTGCCGAAGACAACCTGAAACTGGCCGCCTCCCTGACGGAATCGCTGAGCCAGAGCGGATTCACGGTCGACTGCATGCATGACGGGGCCAGCGCCGACCACCTGTTGACCACGCAAGACTACGCACTGGCCATCCTGGACATCGGCATGCCCCGCGTGGACGGCCTGGAAGTGCTGCGCCGCCTGCGCTCGCGCCGCAATCCGCTGCCGGTGCTGATCCTGACCGCCCACGGATCGGTGGAAGACCGCGTGCGCGGCCTGAACCTGGGCGCCGACGATTACCTGGCCAAGCCCTTCGCACTGACCGAACTCGAAGCCCGCGCCCGCGCGCTGATCCGGCGCAGCCATGGCCATGACCGCACCGAACTGTCATGCGGCCCCCTGCACTACGACAGCGTCAGCCGTGCGTTCACGCTGAAAGGTGAACTCCTGCAGCTGACCGGCCGCGAACGCGCGGTTCTGGAGATTCTGCTATTGCGCGATGGCCGCGCGGTCAACAAGGCGGCCCTGTCCGAGAAAATCTTCGGCATCGACGAGTCGGTCAACGCCGACGCCATCGAAATCTACGTGTACCGCCTGCGCAAGAAGCTAGAAGGCTCAGGCGTCAGCATCGTCACGCTGCGCGGCCTGGGATACCTGCTCGAAGCGCAGGACAACGCTGCGGTGGCCGGCGCGAGCGCGCGCGCATGAAGACCGGCAGCCTGCGGCTGCAACTGACGCTCTGGTTGCTGTTACCCCTGCTGGGGCTGCTGGCGCTCGACGCGTGGCTGACGGACCGGCGCGCCATGGCCGCCGCCCATCAGGCCTTCGACCGCACCCTGGCCGCTTCGCTGAAGGCCATGCGCGAAGGCGTGAAGCTGCGCGACGGCCGCGTGGAGGTGGAAGTGCCATACCTGGCGCTGGAAGTCTTCGATGCCGAGGCGGGATCACGCGTTTACTACAAGATCCGCGACGAACACGGCACCACGATCACCGGCTATGACGACTTGCCGATGCCGCCCGGTCCGGCGGGTTCGCTGTATCGCACGCAGTTTTACGATGCCGAATTCCGCGACACGCCCGTCCGCATGGCTGCGATGGCGCTGCCGCTGCACGATGTGCGCTCGGCGCGCACGCAGATGGTCTGGGTGCTGGTGGCCGAGTCCACCGAGCCACGCGAGCACCTGGCCAACGAGATCCTGATCGGGTCGTTGCTGCAGGAATTGATGCTGGTCAGCCTGGCGCTGGTGATCGTCTGGTTTGGCGTGCGACGCGGCCTGCGGCCGCTGCAGCGCCTGTCCGATACCGTGGCCGCACGCGGGCCCGATGACCTGGAGCCCATCGCCGAACCCACGCTGCCGGTGGAAATCCGGCCGCTGGTGACCGCCGTGAACCAGTACGTGGCGCGGCTGCACCGCATGGTGCAGGGGCGCAAGCGCTTCTTTGCCGATGCCGCCCACCAGTTGAAAACGCCGCTGGCGGTGATCCAGGCCGAATCCGAACTGGCGCTGCGCGAAACCGATCTGGACGGCGTGCGCAGGCATGTGGCGCGGCTCAATGGATCGGTCCGGCAGGCAGCGAAGGAAGTGGCGCAATTGCTATCGCTGTCGCGGCTCGAAACCGACAGCGGCTACACGCCAACGCTGCGCGCGCTGCGCCTGGGCCCGCTCGCGCAACAGGTGGCGCTGGACTGGGCGCCGCTGGCCCGCCAGCAGGGCGTCGACCTGGGCTTCGATGGCGGCGTCGATCCTGGCATCGCCACCGAGATCGCCGGCCAGCCGGAACTGCTGCAGGAACTGATCGGCAATCTGATCGACAACGCCGTGCGCTATGCGGGCGCCGGTGCCATCGTGACGGTGCGCGTTGCCGGACGCAGGCTGCTGGTGGAAGACAACGGCCCCGGCGTGGCGCCATTCGAGCGCGAATCGGTCTTCAAGCGCTTCTATCGCGGCGAAGCCAGCGCCAGCCGCGAAGGCAGCGGCCTGGGCCTGTCCATCGTCCGCGAAATCGCCCGGCTGCACGGCGCCACTGTCGCGTTGGCGGATACACCGGGTGGCGGGCTGACGGTGGGGGTGGCGTTTCCGGGTACCGAGGTGGCGTGAAACATGCGTCGCTATCCCCGCTACGGCCGCAACAGATTGGCGCGGGCGCGTCGCAGGAATTCTACGAATTGCTCGGTTTCGGCGTCAGTAAAGCCGTCCAGCGCCTGACCGGTGACCACATCGCCGACGTGCTGGGCGGCATCCAGGGCCTGGTCGGCCTTTTCCGTCATGCGCACCATGCGTTCGCGGCGGTCGTCGGGGTTGGGGCTGCGCGCGATCCAGCCGCCCTCTTCCATGCGGTCGAGCAGCCGGCCGGCCGAAATAGGGGCCACTTCCATCAGATCCGCCAGCGCCGCCTGGTTCATTTCGCCGTGATGCGACAGGTAGGCCAGCGCGCGGTACTGGGCACGCGTGAGATCCAGCGTGGAGCGCGACAGGTCGTCGAACCGCTTGCCGGACAAACGGCCCACATCCGCCACGAGAAAGCCGAAGCGCTTTTCGAGATTCTTTTCCATGCGCGGGATTATAGGGAGTCGCGTGCTTCGGTTTGGTGTCGAAAACCCTGAATCGCGCCCTGAATCGCACAGGCGACGCGCACGGTGGGCGATCCCAGGCCCAGCCCGAAAACCCTGGGTTTGCGATAAGCTGGTGGCCAGCCCGGCCGCGCGCTGGTCTGAATCTGACCCCGAAACTGAACCCGAATCTGGCCCGTCCCTGGAGCGGCAATGCCGACCTACGATTACCGTTGCCCAACCTGCGGCGACTTCTCCGAACTGCGCCCCATGGCCCGCCGCGACGATCCGGCCGTCTGCCCCGCGTGCGGCCAGAACGCCACGCGAGCCCTGGTGGCTGCCCCGGGACTGGCCGGCGGCAGCGCGGAAGGCGGCGGCGCTAGCCACGGCGGGTCATGCGCCTGCTGCGGCCCCGTGAAGTTGGCCGGGCGCGCGAGCGGGGGTGGGTGGAGCCGCTGAACTTCGGAATGCGGCTTGGATGCTTGCGCAGCACGAGCTTTCCCGTACGTTCGGCGGCAAGTGCATCGAACCCGTCCCGCAATTCGGCAAAGATGTCGCGAGTCATATTGGCTCCGCTTCCCTGGTGGCGATAGCAAATTCTATGCGCCCATCCCATCACAAAACGTGTCCGGTTGTGCCCAAAAAGTTAAACGTTGTGTCCACGGTGCCAAGCCGAAATCAATCCCCCGATTAGGCAAAGCCAATTGGGAACAATTCTCAACAAAGTCCTAGAATGCAGCATGGGGTCTTCTCTGGCCCTCGTGATCAAGCCTCGACACCATGCCGCCACCTATCGACACCGCTACCTTGCCCGCCGCGCAGCCGCCGCAGCGGTCGCGCCTTGTGTTCCTGGGCGCGGGTGCGCTTGTGGCCGTGGGGTACATGGACCCCGGCAACTGGGCCACGGCTATCGCGGGTGGGCCAAGTACGGCTACAGCCTGCTGATCGTCATTGCGCTGTCGAGCCTGGTGGCGATGCTGCTGCAGTGGATTGCCGCCCGCGTGGGCGTGGTGACGGGGCGCGATCTGGCCCAGCTGTGCCGTGAGCGGTTTCCCCGGCGCGTGACCATCGGCCTGTGGATCGCCAGCGAGATCGCCATCATTGCCTGCGATGTGGCCGAGGTGGTCGGCAGCGCGGTGGCACTGCAGTTGCTGTTCCACGTCAAGCTCTGGGTGGGCGTGCTGATGGCGGCCGTAATCACGCTGGTCATGCTCGCCGTGCAGCGTTATGGCCAGCGCACCATGGAGGCCATGGTGGCCGGGCTGATCCTGCTGGTGGCGCTGTGTTTCGTGGCGCAGCTGGCGATGGCCCAGCCCGAGTGGGCGGCCGTGCTGGGCGGCATGGCGCCGTCCGCCGACCTGGTGCGCGATGCGGGCATGCTCTGGCTGGCGGCCGGCATCGTCGGTGCCACGGTGATGCCGCACAACCTCTATCTGCATTCGTCGCTGGTGCGCCGCTTCACGCCGCCGCCGGGCAGTCGCACGGCGCGGCGCCGGTCCTTCGCCGAGATCCTGCGGGGCATGAACCTCGATACGTTCGGATCGCTCGGCTTCGCCTTCCTGATCAATGCCGCCCTGCTGATCCTGGCCGCCTCGGTGTTCCACGCCAACGGGCTGACCGATGTGGAAGACCTGGCCGATGCCCACCGCCTGCTGGCCCCGCTGCTGCACTCTGACCTGGCCAGCCTGCTGTTCGCCGTTGCGCTGCTGGCCTGCGGGCTCAATTCGACACTGACCGGCACGCTGGCCGGCCAGGCCGTCATGGAAGGATTTCTCGACCTGCGGATGTCGCGCATGCGCCGCGCGCTGCTGACACGCGCCGTGGCCATCGTGCCGGCGCTGGCCGCCGTCTGGGTGTTCGGCGAGCATGGGTCCGCCAGCCTGCTGGTGGCCAGCCAGGTCGTGCTCAGCCTGACCCTGCCTCTCGCAGTGGTGCCGCTGATCCTGTTTGGCGCCGACCGCCGCCTGATGGGCGCGTGGCGCGTACGCGGCGTGCCGCTGGCGCTGGCCGGCGCATCGGCCCTGGTCATCATCCTGCTCAATGTGGCGCTGCTGTGGCAGACGGCGCTGGGCTAGGCCTGCCCTCCTCCGCTACTCGCCCTACACCGTTTCCGTCTCGCCAACCTCGTCGCGCTCGTTGACCCAGATGCCGCGTCGCGCCAGGATGCTGGCCGGCGCGGCGGGCCGCTGGTAC contains:
- the garL gene encoding 2-dehydro-3-deoxyglucarate aldolase codes for the protein MSTTPHLPQIHPLPNKFRADVLARKRLIGLWSSLGQPVTSEIVGLAGFDWLLLDGEHSPNDVLTFAPQLMALKDSVSAPVVRPPWNDPVMLKRLLDIGFYNFLIPFVESAEEARRAVRATRYPPDGIRGVSGAQRQNRYGTLPDFFKTINDNICVLVQIESRKGVEAAAEICAEPGVDGIFIGPNDLAAAYGHLGNPNHPDVQAAVQQIYDAANKAGKAIGTLTPVEADARRYLDMGAHFVAVGIDHVLLRDAARALRDRFGS
- a CDS encoding 2-hydroxy-3-oxopropionate reductase — protein: MSKLGFIGLGVMGKPMAEHLQAGGHTVYAHTRSGVPQELLDKGMQQCASATDVATQADIIFLMLPDTPDVARVLFGDNGVAAGLSQGKIVVDMSSISPIDTREFAAKIEKLGCDYVDAPVSGGEVGAKAATLSIMAGGKQDVFDKVLPLLQLMGKNITLVGNVGDGQVAKVANQVIVALTIEAVSEALVLAAKAGADPARVRQALMGGFASSKILEVHGERMIKRTFNPGFRIELHQKDLNLALSTAKQLGLGLPNTASTQQLFNVCVAQGGAGWDHSGLVKAIEHMSSFAIGDTPKG
- a CDS encoding LysR family transcriptional regulator; the protein is MSAALNSDDLACFVCVANTQSISRAALELGADQSTVSRQIARLEAALDTRLFHRSGRGVVLTEAGTTLLGYARQVAVTLTEARAAVRASTAQGPTQLVIAAQPTIANTAFAAIGTALKARFPATKIRFVEGLANPVLAWLAAGDIDVALLYLPEQQGALKVDVLLEEDLTLVTPTSWSHLGPTFQARRLGEVPLILPSTSHGLRVLAESLAARVGTTLNMAMECDASNTVAMRLVEDGCGATLLPFAAVADRVAQGRLHSARLVDPVVTRQVAMTTARNRPVVPELWDIMQTMRQSVRNIVMSGAWPGARLV
- a CDS encoding GFA family protein codes for the protein MHLEGSCQCGAVQFSLESDSPYPYMHCHCSICRKTGGSGGYGINLGGDAHTLRVAGQEHVAHFHAVIREPGQRPKRSKGYRHFCRQCGSPLWMWDPRWPDLVHPYAGAIDTPLPKPPDVVEAGLDYVAPWVDVPRGKGHRHEGTWPQESLRDWHARHGLLK
- a CDS encoding sorbosone dehydrogenase family protein; the encoded protein is MREYRPFLIYPVASLFAIVAVTLLVGCGESAKLPETAGIGPTPQLPAPQKSMIPTIHIAPAEGWKDGKMPVAADGLRVAAFADKLDHPRWVYVLPNGDVLVAETNAPPKPDDNKGIRGWVQKKTQERAGAATPSANRITLLRDTNGDGVADQRSVFLQNLNSPFGMVLVGNDFYVADTDAVLRFPYTPGQPTITAPAQKLVDLPAGPINHHWTKNIIASPDGSKLYVTVGSNSNAGENGIEKEAGRAAIWEVDRQTGQHRIFASGLRNPNGMAWEPTTKALWTSVNERDEIGSDLVPDYITSVRDGGFYGWPFSYYGQHVDDRVKPAAPDMVAKAIVPDYAVGAHTASLGMTGASGNSLLPQFHDGMFVSQHGSWNRKPLAGYKVIFVPFDQGKPRGAPFDVLTGFVDQDGKAQGRPVGVAVDKTGGLLVADDVGNVVWRVSGAR
- a CDS encoding porin, translating into MKRKAMVLAASGLVSGAADAQSGITLYGLLDVGVEYVSNAGPDGKSTVGLISGGKNISRWGLRGAESLGNGLTAIFRLESGFDADTGQFYGNRPLFNRRAWVGMQHETLGSLRMGADYSTTFDFMAPFDPMDYAQNYSWAMSSTGSGNRQDSMFVRSSNVVRYDGQFGPVKVGGTLGFGEEPGSFRSSLKYDVAAGYSAGGFAAVVAWDRVHGAAGDPTDYVQGIHAGANYDFGALTLYAGYRNYRKIFATTAPKQLSDMYWVGAAYDFTPAFALYGAVYKQNIKGDTNADPVMVSLRAQYSFSKRTLAYVSAAYARARNGQAVSVSRDVAGFGGNQVGVLAGLQHRF
- a CDS encoding response regulator; protein product: MRILLAEDNLKLAASLTESLSQSGFTVDCMHDGASADHLLTTQDYALAILDIGMPRVDGLEVLRRLRSRRNPLPVLILTAHGSVEDRVRGLNLGADDYLAKPFALTELEARARALIRRSHGHDRTELSCGPLHYDSVSRAFTLKGELLQLTGRERAVLEILLLRDGRAVNKAALSEKIFGIDESVNADAIEIYVYRLRKKLEGSGVSIVTLRGLGYLLEAQDNAAVAGASARA